The sequence below is a genomic window from Paenibacillus sp. DCT19.
ATGCTCACAGCATTGAAAGACGGGTTCAAAACCGAATTCCTGCTGCACCTCACGAATACCCGCAAGAAGCTGCTGTGCCACTTCAATCGCACCACTCGTACCAATGCGTTTACCTGCCACCTCACTCGTGCTCGTACCAATGACAACGATCTGTCCTGGACCTAGCTTCCCTGCAATGGCCAGTTCACGCAAAATGGATGCGGTCTGTTCCTGCAATCCGGGTTGTTCCGAATCTAACTCAATAGTCATCCTATCGCCTCCCGATATCATCATGCCCAGCTTCCGATTGGTAGCCTTTCGTATTCCAACATGGCATTTCAGGTACTATTATAGCGAATAAACAGATGAAAGACGAAAAAAAGAGCAGTCTGCGGGTATCGCAGAATTGCTCTTTTGCCCAGGCGACCGGCCGTTTGTTCCGGTGCTCCATTGTGGTTGTGCCCACTTCGTCGCCAGTTACACCGGATCCCTGTTTTCCCCTTCATCATAAAACAACCTGCGCTTAAAATCAACGGGTAATTTACATCCCATGTTCTGTTTCTATATGGCATTTCAAGTACGTGAGGCATGTCTATCAATAATATTAAGGTTCAACCTTGGATGGCTAAGCTGCGCTATGATCGTATGATCAAGCTGATCACCGATCTCAGCTTCCCAGGTTTACATTATTGATACGTTGTTTACATTACCCCTGTGCACTCTGCTTTATTCCAATTTATCCAGAAGTCGATCAAGCGCGGTTCGAATCTCGGCAGCCGTTACGTTGTAATCATCTCGATTGCCGCCAAACGGATCGGAGATGTCGAAGCTTGGAATTCGTTGTCGAATCTCAATGACACGTTCCCGCTCGGATGCTAATATCTCTTGACCAAGTGCACGCTTCATCTCCAGTGTCGCGAATAGGCTGTCCAGTTCCTGCAGATCATTCATCACTTGCTCGTCATCTTCCACGTATTCTTTGAGTGTATAGGTTTTGTGGACGGAGTCTGGGAAAACTTGCAGCACATGCTGCTTATGACTGCGAGTAAGTGTTAGGATCAGATCAGCCCAACCAACAAGCCCTGCACTCAGCTGTGTGGAGTGTGGCGGCCCCTCTACACGATGATCTCTCAGTACCGCCTCGGCGTGACGTGAAATCGGCATTCCCTGTGTCGCAGCAACACCTGCTGAACGCACCTCTACTTGAATGCCACGCTCCGAAGCAAGCTTACGCAAAAGCCCCTCTGCCATGGGGCTGCGGCACGTATTACCTGTACATACAAACAAAATATGTTTCATTGTGGTAGCCTCCCCATTTTATATATGTTAATAAATGTATACATTATAGCTTAAGAAATCCAACCAGGATTACACAACGATTACACAACATTAGTTGCATGAAGTCCATGTTCAGAAAAAAGGGATAAAGCTAGAAATGGATGAACAGGGCGTAGGCTAAACTACGTGGACAACTATATTTTCCCCCGGAGGAAACCAGCTTCGTATGCTTCTATTTATTTCGGCTGAGAAGTTACTTAAGGCATCCACCGTAA
It includes:
- a CDS encoding low molecular weight protein arginine phosphatase — encoded protein: MKHILFVCTGNTCRSPMAEGLLRKLASERGIQVEVRSAGVAATQGMPISRHAEAVLRDHRVEGPPHSTQLSAGLVGWADLILTLTRSHKQHVLQVFPDSVHKTYTLKEYVEDDEQVMNDLQELDSLFATLEMKRALGQEILASERERVIEIRQRIPSFDISDPFGGNRDDYNVTAAEIRTALDRLLDKLE